One Dissulfuribacter thermophilus DNA window includes the following coding sequences:
- a CDS encoding sigma-54-dependent transcriptional regulator, with the protein MENSNFRILIVDDEPNITVLLSRILKKCGYDIKTTTNPKDALQKAKIFSPNLVISDLKMPEMSGLDFFHELKKAGFEGDFIILTAYATVESAVEAMKEGAFDYLLKPLKNPDELRMVVSKVQEHQRLKSAESAWGERLSDELPPVDVIFAGMQDIWKQIKNVADTDATVLLEGESGTGKSLIAKVIHALSKRKGPFVELNCAAIPENLIESELFGHEKGAFTGALKQKKGKFELANSGTIFLDEIGEMPLNAQSKLLRVLQEKAFERVGGTVTLKTDARIVAATNQNLKERIAEKLFREDLYYRLNVFPIKLPPLRERKDAIPILGEYLAQQIAQKIGRSAQKMETEDWNLLKEYDWPGNIRELHNVLERAAILNEHPSSLLINFKGTSSEHETERTTEETQLKTLKDLEKEAIEKTLRQTKGHRKKTAEILGISLRTLQYKLKEYGILKD; encoded by the coding sequence CAGAATATTAATAGTGGATGACGAACCTAATATTACTGTACTTCTCAGCCGCATTTTAAAAAAGTGCGGCTATGACATAAAAACTACTACCAATCCAAAGGATGCCCTACAAAAGGCAAAGATCTTTTCACCCAATCTCGTCATCTCTGATCTCAAAATGCCTGAAATGAGTGGCCTGGATTTCTTCCATGAATTAAAAAAAGCTGGCTTTGAAGGAGATTTCATAATTCTTACTGCCTACGCCACTGTGGAAAGCGCGGTCGAGGCCATGAAAGAAGGGGCATTTGACTACCTCTTAAAACCTCTAAAGAATCCAGATGAACTCAGGATGGTTGTATCTAAAGTCCAGGAACACCAGAGACTTAAATCTGCTGAGAGCGCCTGGGGTGAGCGTCTTTCTGATGAACTGCCTCCAGTTGACGTCATATTTGCCGGGATGCAAGATATATGGAAACAAATCAAAAATGTTGCCGATACAGATGCCACAGTACTGCTTGAAGGTGAAAGCGGTACAGGCAAAAGCCTTATTGCCAAAGTTATACATGCCCTTAGCAAAAGAAAAGGCCCCTTTGTGGAACTAAACTGTGCAGCCATACCTGAAAATCTTATTGAATCTGAGCTCTTTGGACATGAAAAAGGGGCATTTACCGGAGCCCTCAAACAAAAAAAAGGAAAGTTTGAACTGGCAAATTCCGGAACCATCTTTCTCGACGAAATTGGGGAGATGCCCCTGAACGCACAGTCAAAGTTACTCAGAGTGCTCCAGGAAAAGGCTTTTGAAAGAGTTGGCGGGACCGTTACCTTGAAGACCGACGCTAGAATTGTGGCTGCCACAAATCAAAATCTCAAGGAACGTATCGCTGAGAAACTATTCAGGGAAGACCTCTACTACAGACTCAATGTTTTTCCAATTAAGTTACCACCTCTCCGAGAAAGGAAAGATGCAATACCCATCCTTGGTGAATACCTTGCTCAACAAATAGCCCAAAAAATCGGCAGATCTGCCCAAAAAATGGAAACTGAGGACTGGAACCTTTTGAAAGAATACGATTGGCCAGGAAATATTAGGGAGCTACACAATGTTTTAGAACGAGCAGCAATTTTAAATGAACACCCCTCATCTCTGTTAATCAATTTTAAAGGTACTTCCTCTGAACATGAGACTGAAAGGACCACAGAAGAGACACAGCTTAAGACTTTAAAAGACCTTGAAAAAGAGGCAATTGAGAAGACCCTAAGACAGACTAAAGGGCACAGGAAAAAGACTGCAGAGATACTCGGTATTTCTCTTAGAACCCTTCAATACAAACTCAAAGAATATGGGATCCTAAAGGACTAG